The Mucilaginibacter rubeus genomic interval TTTTGGTACCGCGATAGGTATTTTGGGCGTTTTTGAAGATGAAGAAGACTACAACCAGATCGTAAACTTCCGGTCGGCTTTTTATGCCGATGAACAACTGGCAAAGTTGGATGTTAAAATGACCCGCCCTTTCATCGGTCATATCACGTTAACCTACATCGAACAAAACCTCAACAAAAATCAAAAAGAACATTTGGCCGGAGTGATCAGCGAGATCAACGAAAGCCTGGCTGTTGAGGATAATTACTTCAATATCGCGATTACCGGACTCAGGAGGTACCATCACCTGGCCGATTTTATGAAGAAGGATAATTACCCTGTTCATCAATTTTAATCAAATTTTTTGGTGATGAAATATTTTGAAAACTACCCGCCGGTTACCGAACAAAAGCAGGGACACCAGTTGGGGGAGGAGCCCTATATCCATTCCAGTTGTATTGTGAAAGACAGCAGCCTTGGTCCGTGGACTGCCCTTGGCGCAGGTACTTGGCTGGTTGAATCAATCTTTGGCGATTACAGTTATACCGCCGGTAACGTACAGATCATCTATTCCGAAATAGGCAAATACTGCTCCATAGCCAACAGTGTGCGTATCAACCCCGGTAATCATCCGCAATGGAGGGTTACACAGCATCACATGACCTATCGCCGTGCCCATTATGGTTTAGGCGAGGATGATCAGGATTTTTTTCAGTGGCGCCGGGACCATAAATGTACCATTGGCCATGATGTTTGGATAGGCCATGGCGCGGTAATTATGCCGGGCGTAAATATTGGTACCGGAGCCATCATTGGATCGGGAGCCATAGTGACTAAAGATGTTGGCCCTTATGAAATAGCTGTTGGCGTGGCCGCAAAAGTGATCAAAAAGCGATTTGACGATGCCACTATCGAAAAG includes:
- a CDS encoding acetyltransferase, which gives rise to MKYFENYPPVTEQKQGHQLGEEPYIHSSCIVKDSSLGPWTALGAGTWLVESIFGDYSYTAGNVQIIYSEIGKYCSIANSVRINPGNHPQWRVTQHHMTYRRAHYGLGEDDQDFFQWRRDHKCTIGHDVWIGHGAVIMPGVNIGTGAIIGSGAIVTKDVGPYEIAVGVAAKVIKKRFDDATIEKLLASEWWNWDRETLEQNFNDLLNLEVFIDKYC